CGGGCATCCATTGCCCGGCAGCGAAACGAACCACGGGCGTCTGACCGACTGGCCTTCACGAGAAACGGTGCCGACCATCCAGACGGGTGAAGGCGTCGCCGGCGTCGCCACGGCATGCGGTGAATTGAAACTCGACACGAATCACGGCACGGATCCGTTCGGCTCGACACGTCGACCGCTGATCGCACAGTTCGACGGGCGCTCGAGTTTGAAGAATCAGTTCGTCTTGCTGCTGGCGGAATCCGCGCGGCCTGGGCTCGGCTCGCGAGCACTGATAGAGGCACTGCTCAAGCAGTGTTTGATCATGGTGATGCGGCAACAGATCGACGCTGGGGGCGCAGAACTTCCGTGGGCAACCGGCTTTGCCGACAAGCGGCTCGCAGGCGCGCTCGAAGCAATCTTTGAACGCCCGGCATCGCCGTGGACTGTAGAGCGCCTGGCCGATATCGCAGGGATGAGCCGGTCGGCCTTTGCCGCCCAGTTCATGAAAGCGTTCGGGCAACCGCCGATGAGCATGTTGAAGCTCGTTCGGCTACGAAAAGCAGCCGAATTGCTGGCGACGACCACGCTGCCAGTAGCAGGGGTCGCGAGGATGGTCGGGTTCTCGAGTCGAAGCAACTTCTCACAGGCTTTCCATGCGATGCACGGCATGGACCCGACTGCGTTCAGGCGTCGGCCGGACGCGGTGAACCAGGAGCGTTGGCGGACAGCGCACGGGTTGCCGCGCCGGAAAGCTTAAGAGTTTTATAAGGGATCGGCCGTTATGCTTGTCTCACTGCTTCGGCACACCGTCCACGCAGGTGGTTGATTAGCGGGCATCGACGGTACGTCTGTGCTCCGATCGCTCGCCCCAACTACCTCTTCGAGGGCCCGGAAATATTGCCGGGCCCTTTTTTTTGCATCGCGACGATACGTCGTCGTTGATTGAATGCAGCGCGCATCCATCCTGTGCCATAATAGGAATAGTTCTCATTTACCAGCTTAATTTCCGCTTACCGTTTCGTGCGGAAGATCGCGAATGTCGGCAGATAACCTTTCCTTGCGCCTTGAGGTCGAAGACCTCTACGTCGCCCATCACGGCTGGCTTCACACGTGGCTGCGGCGCAAGCTGGGTTGCGCGCATCGTGCCGCCGATCTTGCGCATGACACGTTCATGCGTCTGCTCGCGCGCGACGAGCCGCTTGAACTGCTGGAGCCGCGCGCGTTCCTGACGACCGTCGCGCAACGCGTCCTCGCGAATCACTGGCGCCGCGAGCAGATCGAGCGCGCGTATCTCGAAGCGCTCGCGCTCGTGCCGGAATCACTGGCGCCGTCGCCTGAAGAGCGCGCGATACTGCTCGAAACGTTGTGTGAAATCGACGCCCTGCTCGACGGTCTGCCCGTGCCAGTCAAACGCGCATTTCTGATGTCGCAACTCGACGGCGCAACGCACGCGGAAATCGCCGCCGCGCTGCACATTTCCATCGCGACCGTGAAGCGCCATCTGCTCAAGGCAGCAGGTCAGTGCTTCTTCGCGATGCAACTGGATTGAAGCGATGAACGTCGGTACGCCACACGGCATCGAACCCACGGTCGCGCGACGCGCGGTCGAATGGTGGCTCGATCTGCAGTCCGGCACAGTGACGGAGTCGCAGCGACGCGCATTCGAACAATGGCGCGTGCAGCATGTCGATCACGACCGCGCGTGGCAGCACATTCAGTCTGTCAGCCAGCGCTTTCAGACGCTCAACGAAGGTCCAGGAACGGGCGCGGCGCGCGCTGCATTGATGCGTCCGCATTCGCGTGCACGGCGCGCCGGCGTCAAGGCGCTGATGCTGCTTTTCTTTGCGGGCGGCACGGCGTGGGTTGCGCGCGATCAGATCGCGTGGCGCGGCTGGAGCGCCGATTTGCGTACAGGTACGGGCGAACAGCGCGATGTCAGGCTCACTGACGGTACGCGGCTCACGCTCAATACCGCGAGTGCAGTCGATATCCGTTTCTCGCAGACGGAGCGGCGCATCGTTCTGCTCCGCGGCGAAATCATGATCGTCACCGGACACGACGACGGCCCCACTCCGCGCCCGTTCGTCGCGCAGACTGCGGAAGGCATCTCGATCCCGCTCGGCACACGCTTTTCGCTCAGACAGGAAAGCGCGACGACACGGCTCGACGTGTACGAAGGCGCCGTCAAAGCCGGGCCGACCCAGGCGCCAGCCGAATTCAAGGTCGTGCGCGCGGGAGAGCGGATGCGCTTCACGGCGACGCAGACCATGCCGATCGAGCCGATCACCGCCGACGCAGCCGCGTGGACACAAGGGATGCTGGTTGCGAGCAACATGCGCCTTGCCGATTTTCTATCGGAACTCGGGCGCTATCGCGACGGCTATCTGCGCTGCGATCCGTCGATCGCCGATTTCCGTCTTTCGGGCACCTACCCGCTCGCAGACACGGACCGCGTACTCGGCGCGCTAGCGAGTTCGCTGCCCGTCCGAGTGGAGTACGTCACACGCTACTGGGTCACGGTGAAGCCAGCGCATTCGTAACTTGACGAGCCGTTCGCCAAAAAATATTTGCAGGTTTTGAGCTGTTTTCGATTCTCGCGGGACAAGGCAGATGAGAACACCAGATCATCTACCTCCTCGAGCTTCGTAAAACATGGGATTTTCTACAGGAACCCGCAACAGGCATGTCATCGGCCTCGCTGCGGCTGCGATCTTTGCGTCGGCTGCATCGCCCGCAGTCCGCGCCGCCGATGCCACTCAAACGACGCAATCCATCACACGCAAGACGTTCGACGTCGCTGCCGGCCCGCTCGAAAGTGCGCTCAATCAGTTCGGCCAGCAAGCGCGGATCATGTTGTCGTACCCGAGTGCGCTCACCGCGAACCGTCACAGCGCGGGTCTGCGCGGCGAATACGATACGCAGCAGGGCCTGACGCAACTGCTGCGCGGCACGGGCGTATCGGCTGTCGAGCAGACGAACGGCAGCTACACGCTCGTCGAAGATGCGAGCAATGTCGAACTGGACGACAGCACGGTGCTGCCCGTCATGAAGGTCAGCTCGACGGGCATCAGTGCGGGCAGCTACAGGCCGCCGCCCGAAGCGAACGTGACGCGCTCCGACATCCCCGTCATCGACACGCCGCAAGCCATCAACGTCGTACCCGCGCAAGTGCTGCACGATCAGCGCCCACGCAACCTCGACGATGCACTGGCGAACGTCAGCGGCATCGTCCAGGGCAACACGCTCGCGGGCACTCAGGACACGCTGCTCAAGCGCGGCTTTGGCGGCAATCGTGACGGCTCGATCATGCACAACGGCATGCCGCTCGTGCAGGGCCGCGGCCTCAACGCGGCCGCCGACAGCGTCGAAGTGCTCAAAGGGCCGGCGTCCCTGCTCTACGGCATCATGGATCCCGGCGGCGTCGTGAACGTGGTCAGCAAGCAGCCGCTGCTCACGCCTTATCATGCCGTCTCGGTGCTCGGTTCGACGTATGGCCACGGCCGCAATGGCGGCGGCGGCACGGTCGATCTGACGGGTCCAATCGGCGATTCGGGTCTCGCGTACCGCCTCATCGTCGACCACACCAACGAACAGTATTGGCGCAACTTCGGCGAGCATCGCGAAACCCTCGTTGCGCCGTCGCTTGCTTGGTACGGACGCGATACGCAGATCGTGCTGTCGTACGAGTACAGAAAGTTTCTTTATCCGTTCGATCGCGGCACCGCGCTCGATCCGAAGACAAATGAACCTCTGGCGATTCCCGCGCGCGAACGCCTCGACGAACCGTTCAACGAAATGGACGGTGAATCGCATCTCGCGCAACTGACTGTCGATCACCAGATCAACGCGGACTGGAAGGCGCATTTCGGCTACAGCTACAACCGCGAAACCTACGACGCCGGACAATTGCGCGTGCAGGGCGTCAACAGCACGACGGGCGTGCTTTCGCGCAGCAACGACGCCACTCACGGCGCGCTCAGCACGGACAGCTATGCGATCGCGTATGTCGATGGGCATTTCAACGTTGCCGGCTTGCGCAACGATCTGCAGATCGGCGTCGACGACGAGTACCGGCGCATCTATCGCAAGGACCTGTTGCGGCAGGCGACGAAATACACGTTCAACTATCTGCACCCTGTGTATGGGCTTGAAAGTCCATCCACGACCGTCTCCGCGAGCGACAGCGATCAGACCGACACGCTGCATGACTCATCGCTATTCCTTCAGGACAGCCTGCATCTGACCGACAAGTGGATACTCGTCGGCGGCGCGCGCTTTATGTCGTATAACCAGGTCGCGGGACGCGGCCGTCCGTTCCAGATCAACACCGACCTGAACGGCACCAAATGGCTGCCGCGTGCGGGCATCGTCTACAAGTGGACGGAGAACTTCTCGCTCTATGGCAGCTATACGCAATCGCTGAAACCCACTTCGACGATTGCGCCGCTCAGCTCGGGCGTCGTGATCAATTCGTCTGTGCTGCCTGAAGAGGCGACATCGTGGGAAGTCGGCGCGAAAGTCGCGATGCCCGCAGGGCTGACAGGCACGCTCGCGCTCTTCAACATCGATAAATCGAACGTGCTGGTTTCGCAATACAACGACACGACCAAGCAGACCGACTGGCGCACTTCCGGCAAGGCGCGCTCGCGTGGCGTCGAACTGGATGTCGCGGGACAGATTGGACAGCACTGGAGCGTCATTGCCAGCTATGCGTATATCGACGCCAAAACGACGGAAGACCCGCTCTATGCCGGCAACCGGTTGTGGAACGTCGCGCAGCATACGGCGTCGCTTGCTGCTGTCTATGACTTCGGCGCGATCTTTGGCGGAGACCAGTTGCGCGTCGGCGCGGGTGCGCATTACGTGGGCGAGCGTCCGGGTGATTCCGCGAACAGCTTCACGCTGCCCGCCTACACCGTCGCCGATGCATTCGCGACGTACAACACGAAGTGGGGCGGACGCAATCTATCGTTTCAGTTGAACGTCAAGAACCTCTTCAACAAAACCTATTACCCGTCGAGCGCCAACCGCTATTTCGTTGCAGTCGGCGATGCGCGGCAAGTGTCGCTCCTCTCCACGCTCGAATTCTGACGCGCGAGGAACCTGTGATGAAACGTAGAACTGCGCTTCTCTCCGCGCTCGGCCTGGCAGCCGCATCCATCATGCCGCGTATGGCTCGCGCCAAGGCAGACGATGCGCGCAACAAGATCGTCATGGTCGTTCAACTCAACGGCCCCAACATCGCCGTCGACGAGCGGATTGCTGCACATCTCAACGCACGAGGCTATTCGGTTCAACTCGTCGACCAGAACTTTCGGCCGGATCTCGCGCGCGACGCCAGTCTGATCATCATCTCGTCGACGGTTTCGTCCAAGGATGTGCTTCCTGGATGGCGCGCACTACCTGTGCCGCTCGTCACATGGGAAAACGATCTGCTCGACGATCTCGCGATGAGCGGCAAGCGCCACGACGTCGATTTCGGCGAGACAGATAAAGAACGTTATCTGTGGATGGTGAATGCGCCTCACCCTGTTTCAGCGGGCCTGCCGGCCGGAACAATCAACGTGTACGGAAAACAGGCTGCAATGAGTTGGGGCAAGCCAGGACTCGGCGCGTCAATCATCGCAACCGTGTATGGTCAGCCCGACAAGGCAGCGATTTTCACGTACGAAACAGGGGCAACAATGGACTACGAAACGCTCGCCCCCGCAAGACGTGTGATGTTCTTCATGAGCAACGACTCGTTTGCGAATCTCTCTTCGGCA
This genomic interval from Paraburkholderia sabiae contains the following:
- a CDS encoding sigma-70 family RNA polymerase sigma factor produces the protein MSADNLSLRLEVEDLYVAHHGWLHTWLRRKLGCAHRAADLAHDTFMRLLARDEPLELLEPRAFLTTVAQRVLANHWRREQIERAYLEALALVPESLAPSPEERAILLETLCEIDALLDGLPVPVKRAFLMSQLDGATHAEIAAALHISIATVKRHLLKAAGQCFFAMQLD
- a CDS encoding TonB-dependent siderophore receptor; the encoded protein is MGFSTGTRNRHVIGLAAAAIFASAASPAVRAADATQTTQSITRKTFDVAAGPLESALNQFGQQARIMLSYPSALTANRHSAGLRGEYDTQQGLTQLLRGTGVSAVEQTNGSYTLVEDASNVELDDSTVLPVMKVSSTGISAGSYRPPPEANVTRSDIPVIDTPQAINVVPAQVLHDQRPRNLDDALANVSGIVQGNTLAGTQDTLLKRGFGGNRDGSIMHNGMPLVQGRGLNAAADSVEVLKGPASLLYGIMDPGGVVNVVSKQPLLTPYHAVSVLGSTYGHGRNGGGGTVDLTGPIGDSGLAYRLIVDHTNEQYWRNFGEHRETLVAPSLAWYGRDTQIVLSYEYRKFLYPFDRGTALDPKTNEPLAIPARERLDEPFNEMDGESHLAQLTVDHQINADWKAHFGYSYNRETYDAGQLRVQGVNSTTGVLSRSNDATHGALSTDSYAIAYVDGHFNVAGLRNDLQIGVDDEYRRIYRKDLLRQATKYTFNYLHPVYGLESPSTTVSASDSDQTDTLHDSSLFLQDSLHLTDKWILVGGARFMSYNQVAGRGRPFQINTDLNGTKWLPRAGIVYKWTENFSLYGSYTQSLKPTSTIAPLSSGVVINSSVLPEEATSWEVGAKVAMPAGLTGTLALFNIDKSNVLVSQYNDTTKQTDWRTSGKARSRGVELDVAGQIGQHWSVIASYAYIDAKTTEDPLYAGNRLWNVAQHTASLAAVYDFGAIFGGDQLRVGAGAHYVGERPGDSANSFTLPAYTVADAFATYNTKWGGRNLSFQLNVKNLFNKTYYPSSANRYFVAVGDARQVSLLSTLEF
- a CDS encoding FecR domain-containing protein, with amino-acid sequence MNVGTPHGIEPTVARRAVEWWLDLQSGTVTESQRRAFEQWRVQHVDHDRAWQHIQSVSQRFQTLNEGPGTGAARAALMRPHSRARRAGVKALMLLFFAGGTAWVARDQIAWRGWSADLRTGTGEQRDVRLTDGTRLTLNTASAVDIRFSQTERRIVLLRGEIMIVTGHDDGPTPRPFVAQTAEGISIPLGTRFSLRQESATTRLDVYEGAVKAGPTQAPAEFKVVRAGERMRFTATQTMPIEPITADAAAWTQGMLVASNMRLADFLSELGRYRDGYLRCDPSIADFRLSGTYPLADTDRVLGALASSLPVRVEYVTRYWVTVKPAHS
- a CDS encoding helix-turn-helix domain-containing protein encodes the protein MDIGVANFTLCDIRDGWSARFDACATASLHYCMEGSGALVTQSGERIALSSHSFVLLPPGIAYAIESGHPLPGSETNHGRLTDWPSRETVPTIQTGEGVAGVATACGELKLDTNHGTDPFGSTRRPLIAQFDGRSSLKNQFVLLLAESARPGLGSRALIEALLKQCLIMVMRQQIDAGGAELPWATGFADKRLAGALEAIFERPASPWTVERLADIAGMSRSAFAAQFMKAFGQPPMSMLKLVRLRKAAELLATTTLPVAGVARMVGFSSRSNFSQAFHAMHGMDPTAFRRRPDAVNQERWRTAHGLPRRKA